A single Dermacentor albipictus isolate Rhodes 1998 colony chromosome 3, USDA_Dalb.pri_finalv2, whole genome shotgun sequence DNA region contains:
- the LOC135896945 gene encoding putative fatty acyl-CoA reductase CG5065 codes for MEGESEIAEFFAGTSVFLTGITGFLGKVVLEKLLRSCPDIGNVYVLVREKKGLKGKDRLNQILNEKLFAPLQDERPEMFSKVVVVPGDLGEPDMGISNADRERIIQDVSVVIHGAASVRFDEPLRVAVNANVRATKRVIDLCYELQNLKVYVHVSTTYCNCHQKELREIVTPAQISPSNLLNIAEWMDDSMLEALEPKLFEGRPNSYTFTKAVAEMLVQEHATSLPAVIVRPSIITGTAKEPFAGWVDNYNGPTGLLIALAKGVLTSVYGDINKVTDFIPVDMVANCVIAAAWQRGSGRSQKMTVYNMSSSADNPLTWQYFLDCVQKIPYKIPSKLTLRYPQPRHTNSKLLHRIRMFFQHYLVAQAGDVALWAIGKKPMLSRLYVKVENHLDMLEFFSTNEWYFYNENVRALYSELNATDKDVFNFDVKTIEWKPYLLSYCFGIREYVLKEDLSTIKEGKRQLARLYVVSKVSNLLILLGTWRVLKMISLDPVDMIYTASSYVQELIDAF; via the exons GTGGTGTTGGAGAAGCTGTTGCGGTCATGCCCCGACATCGGTAACGTCTACGTCCTGGTGCGTGAGAAGAAGGGCCTGAAGGGCAAGGACCGCCTCAACCAGATCCTCAATGAGAAG CTGTTCGCCCCCCTGCAAGATGAGCGCCCCGAGATGTTCAGcaaggtggtggtggtgccaGGCGACCTGGGCGAGCCGGACATGGGCATCTCCAACGCAGACCGGGAGCGCATCATCCAAGACGTGTCCGTCGTCATACACGGCGCCGCCTCGGTGCGCTTTGACGAGCCACTCAG GGTTGCCGTCAACGCCAACGTGAGGGCGACCAAGCGCGTCATCGACCTTTGCTACGAGTTGCAGAACCTGAAG GTCTACGTCCACGTGTCGACGACCTACTGCAACTGCCATCAAAAGGAGCTCAGAGAAATAGTCACACCTGCACAAATCAGCCCGTCGAACCTGCTCAACATCGCAGA GTGGATGGACGATTCGATGCTAGAAGCTCTGGAGCCGAAGCTGTTCGAGGGTCGCCCCAACTCGTACACATTCACCAAGGCTGTGGCCGAGATGCTGGTCCAAGAGCATGCTACCTCGCTGCCGGCTGTCATCGTCAGACCCTCCATCATCACAGGCACCGCCAAAGAACCATTCGCG GGGTGGGTAGACAACTACAATGGTCCCACCGGGCTTTTGATCGCT CTGGCCAAAGGTGTACTAACATCTGTCTACGGAGACATCAACAAGGTCACCGACTTTATTCCAGTGGACATGGTTGCCAACTGCGTTATCGCAGCAGCCTGGCAAAGAGGCTCTGGACG GAGCCAGAAGATGACCGTGTACAACATGAGCTCCAGCGCCGACAACCCGCTGACATGGCAGTACTTCTTGGACTGTGTGCAGAAGATTCCCTACAAGATCCCGTCCAAACTGACCCTCCGCTACCCACAGCCGCGCCACACCAACAGCAAATTGTTGCACAGGATCCGCATGTTCTTCCAGCACTACCTCGTCGCCCAGGCAGGAGACGTGGCCTTGTGGGCCATCGGAAAGAAGCCCAT GCTGTCGAGGCTATACGTGAAGGTCGAGAACCACCTCGACATGCTGGAGTTTTTCAGCACCAACGAGTGGTACTTCTACAATGAAAACGTCAGGGCCCTCTACAGTGAACTCAACGCCACAGACAAGGAC GTGTTCAACTTCGACGTGAAGACGATCGAGTGGAAGCCGTACCTTCTGTCCTACTGCTTCGGCATCCGAGAATATGTGCTCAAGGAGGACCTGTCCACCATCAAGGAGGGAAAGCGACAGCTGGCAAG GCTTTACGTTGTGAGCAAGGTGAGCAACCTGCTGATCCTTCTTGGAACCTGGCGGGTGCTCAAGATGATCTCTCTGGATCCCGTTGACATGATCTACACGGCCAGCAGCTACGTCCAAGAGCTCATCGACGCCTTCTGA